The genome window aatagacgctatctttattaaccgaccgcatatttaaactttaagcacatacattcacgcctgaacaactcttacaattacatgttgtgaccaaataacagtaatattaggaGCATTTTGCTGTCAGAAAACATAGCTGTCATAACTCcacatatttacctgatttgtcttaattagttcagtcaacattagccattctgaatgttgactggatttgaaaataaccattcatttaatgttttaaacacagatttatctagacttaaaataatatgtcttctcaactagctcaaacaaaaaaattggtttaacttatatatttttgcccgtccaacatttcattaattggattttttacagtgtaggttatatcaacatatgtcaaattaagttacctgatatccacttaattttataagttataaacattcatttaaaataacatacagcgtatgtattcggcctatttgcttaaattacattttaacaaagaaactgcaagggttgatattaaaacccaacacgctgctgaaaactggataaaccggttttctttgatgaggtgatcgattagcattgggggttggcaaagaattggcagacctaggggtgggtggtttttaatttcttgactctgtgtcactggtagctgctaaaacaagcagctaaaccatgtacaattaattacattttggaattatcttccttcatgtctttttatttatacactgtaaaaaatattttctgaatttttaagtaaagttagcattaaatatgttttacaaacaattggtttacaaactctgggatgtttgtgattatcatcattcagaaaagtggtgcttgtgtttagacttgtgttttacgtgattaaatcaggaagattacattagtttcttttcagtgttgAACAGTTTgtcatcaaaatgcaaaaatatagtatatttataaacatcgctgaaacaaagagtgaattaaaattaaaaaagtaataaagttaaagctgctgataattttgtttatatttactagcattttctgagtgaaaaatgtttagattttgttaagtagcctaaatcctactccaatttatttcagtgtaggtttctcatttttatcagctttcttttgctttttaaagggccgtctacctttgctaccaccagtgctttaatgtgggccggtaggcgccagtactcagtaccgccacttccaaatatagctcttgagcgtaccactCTCCCTGCGTccagaacgtacttctagcgtaccagaacgctcatttgcacatctgtttaaatcagaggcttaatttaattatttggctgcgctgccgcttttcaaagcgcccttcacaatagctacctaattcgtcccaccgagagcagagactacattacccatacaccattgagttttacaagttaaaagcgcatgcgtagcttttgctgctgtcaataggcttgttcgacttcatgcggcgccccgagaatcgacagccggaagacgtcacagtatcgcgagagcgaggcgaaatatgatttcttgaatcattctcgcggtactctgacgtcatccggctgtcggttcttgcggcgccgcatgaagtcgaacaagcatggtgttaacaacgtggtttggagaggtgtgtgaaacgcgcaaccatagctgctctaaTACTTAATATggcctcctggttttagactctgaggagtaaaagaacaaggtcagaatcagaggactctcgctggctgacatcccaccaagccagaatgatatcgctgcaggtcagatgcaaactttttccagtacccttttgtaggtacgtgacaatctctgctgtcgcggctgtcagcttggttcccctcgacgcaacttcggatttcctcagacgatgtgcagtgtaaaaacattattgaaattgtattacacatacttgctaaactacaagtgaacgaaatttcaatgaatttgaacgacgcgcacaggagttttaccacacgcaaaatggaaaacaatgggacaaaataaagtgatgactttcgagtttcaaatggccaatattttgttattcttgaacccatagacatggtcttggtgtccagagagtatctttgcccgacagcgacaatatgttattaaaaaataaataacatcattatggataaatgagtgcttgcagaatatatatgtttgagaatgcttatcagtacttttttgtttcttaaactttaaagatgaatattctcctttagagatgggcaattttcagcaatagcacattatattcaaaattttgagctcataaaaaagatttttcgcttattaaaatgacttttttatgtttttatgcacgtttagttttggtgcaatttcatcaaaagcttgtaattaggaaatacacacaacatgcttaacgtatattttatatatgttaaaaatgttgtaaaaattgcgtattcttatataataagaataacaatatgatatatttatattgcgctcaaaatgatttagaaatggaaaaaggaattcttctcaactaccaccaataaagttttaaaattcttctttagaaaaacggcatttaaacccacgtgcaccgaacaagaaaacgtatgcttacatacagtccgtgtatgatatcttttttatttagttttacatatttttatttatatgcatttaataatagtctaccgtaaggtcataatgtacacactgttaaaattgattcagtggctttgtaaatatctctaaaataaatgattaaagtaacttaataaaatctcttaatgcagtaatgcgatttttttagttggaaaataaattactaaaaatagaacagatattttgtgtaaaatgtcagaggcgtcatgcccattcaaactgagggggcacctgcccccttggtttttttgagccaatggatttttcatccaacctcaaaatcaaataagcgtccattaatctgttatttgacttttaatctgttaatatgcacaatattatacattctgtgctgcatccttgtcacttttcggagattttcgccgttttgatagtgttttgatcatgttacattacttttattctggcggcagctggcgctgcagtcagagcgcagtcgcagacgtcatcagtgtctgggcgcgctcacgagctctcagaagttgctggcttgctgctgcatttggctatctgaggaattaaaacgtgttagaaacgctcacaacatttccaaaccccagtacggtaatgtgcagttaaccttctctgtgtagaaaatgtatggttttaaatgtgaccgtctcaacgttatattagcagagattcatcttcttggcacaacgccaaagttcgccaaagttcacgcgggcgcggaatctcacatgctcacatgaggtaaaatttaatgcaaaaatccgttcctctaataattttatctaaacatatttttaaaaatcattattgaacattaaaatcaatcacgtggctatagcttatgtcattttcgttgtttatatactttatggatttaaaattacattaattttatatgataatgtagttgttgtgcaaaatgcattaatgacacaattaaacaagccattaagacttaaataaaacatgccgtttcagatgtgaatatgatgcaaatgtgtcattattccgattgaatagtatatGATATGAAAGtagtcatcacttttattttggaggtttttgcatgaaagcaggggttttcagattgttagaaatgtaagtgccatggaaaagactgaaagctctataatatttcgtttgatgtctgtgtatgcacaaatttctgtgagctgttgacactgtgcccccttaaaaaaaattggtgcatgacgcccctgtaaaatgtacatatattatttgatgtatacgccttaataatataagtattacatttacagattattttagtcaatatatttaaaaaggtcagagtaatatatttaagtttttaaaactgtaataattgcatatttcaaattattattatttctatttgacataaaaaatgtgttagttttacgcctaacttgaagtatgatttacttatattttcacattgatattatttgagtaaatgtaggcaaaaaattaattaataataagtagaaaaaatgtcaattttaaacaatcacatagccaacggtttttaatcggcaacaaagaaactgcgcattttgccgatgacaaacacctcagaaactcctcgaatttatgaatatttacactcacaatatgattttatttccttagtacaagtataacatattatacaaattctcagtgaaatgtattaaacaccaatgcatactttttatcgtgtttcataccatgtaaagggaaacatgataatataaaaagtagcctactgttcagtaatgcagaaaagcgcaccacaaccatgttaaagctattaaaacgttcagatgcaaaaatgaactaaatgtaaaattagataaactagttaatgatattgcgtaaatgcgctcggtctcttcaaaggtcttcgcgaattattttgttataagactcgattatcatacatcacgtctcttcactgtaagtacacggaaaaaaataagacaaatgatgcgcgtttgagtcggatttttatgaagaatatgtgactgtttatgtaactggcaaaagaaaacttcgccaacaaaatgtttgccaaaaagcatgcatttgtatgacatcaaagtctatcgataatccgtgtcatgttacttcaatatcatacagtatacgctcagcatgaagtcgagcacacacattgtcgtcagtatggcctacaagaaacacgcctgccctctacaggtttttatatttcctgcgtcccccaccgaaccccccttttgcgggatctcgcagaatttcggaagtctccgcggcattctggtctcagagacgcgcatttttaaaggccacatctgtaagtaagcctaaaatttataaatgtaactggcttagaaaactctgtttctgtcaaggcacagtgaagaaacatttactgaaggctttcatttatgttttttatatgtaatgcagaacagcatttgtgagacgacatcaactcatcatccgagtggacaagaacaccaacagaggaagccaagccgcaaaaacaatgaaaaattgtcatgactttttattttaaataaaagttatgtgataataaacattaagtgttggcttaattatagtgttttaaagatgttttgaaataagttgttttaaaataaaaataacaatattctgtatgtttatggtatttaccctataacatttattaacaagaggtgaacaaagcaccactttagtttacagcccgcaaatatgagagttacctggtacatacacagaacaatcggggaataagccccacttcaatttacagcccgcaaatataagagttacctggtacatacacagaacaatcggggaataagccccacttcaatttacagcccgcaaatataagagttacctggtaactccggTGTACtgtacatatacagatcaaagaggtacaagttgctattatctttattgtgtgttatattttatttgccgacgtggcttgtagacatcaactgtaggctatacaaaacacttcatcaggtaagtagcaaatatgaaaaaaaaacctattacacatagaccatattacccatagacgtaagtcatacataccacgtaatattacaataggtaccctgtagttatgaaatacttagagaataattttccatatattcttacccccttattaccccaaacttaaaatattattcccttataactacaagtacgtactgtagaggtactctgttgttacaaataggtacgctgtaaattcggtttaattacgcggtactttgcgggtcgtaaaataaagtgttaccaaaaaggcatgtgcagaagaggttacaatttgccaaagaacacatcaactggcctaaagagaaatggaggaccattttgtggactgatgagagtaaaattgttctttttgggtccaagggccacaggcagtttgtgagacgacccccaaactctgaattcaagccacagtacacagtgaagacagtgaagcatggagcatgatatgggcatgtttctcctactatggtgttgggcctatttatcgcataccagggatcatggatcagtttgcatatgttaaaatacttgaagaggtcatgttgccctatgctgaagaggacatgcccttgaaatggttgtttcaacaagacaatgacccaaaacacactagtaaacgggcaaagtcttggttccaaaccaacaaaattaattttatggagtggccagcccaatctccagaccttaatccaattgagaacttgtggggtgatatcaaaaatgctgtttctgaagcaaaaccaagaaatgtgaatgaattgttaaagaatcatggagtggaataacagctgagaggtgccacaagttggttgactccatgccacacaaatgtcaagcagttttaaaaaaaactgtggtcatacaactaaatattagtttagtgattcacagaattgctaaatcccagaaaaaaaaatgtttgtacaaaatagttttgagtttgtacagtcaaaggtaaacactgctatttttttgaacacacccctttcaactaattgcccaattgcacagccttaagagcgtgcatatcatgaatgctgggtcttgtttgttttctgagaatctactgaacctactggtaacttgtttgccacgtagcaataaaaaatatactaaaaaccttgattattctggtaaGTCACATTGTACTtctattattttaaaacaagactgtatatatatatatattagtagaTATGTATGTGTGTCCTTATGAGTTGACACATTTATAAACTCATTACCAGGTGTGGTTAGTTTGTGTAGGTCCTCCCACATGAGTGATGTTACTAATGGAGAATGATGTTGGTGGTGAAGTGGAAGTCATATGTTTGACCACAGTGCTGGTTTAtttttaggggtggtttcccggacagtgattacactgtaaaaaatttgcaacatttttgtctaatcaacacatatttttgtgttactttaacttaaaaaattaagttaaacaatttcaacttgattttttaaatgttaaattgacttgcaaaaccaagttgttttaacttcgtCCTGCATTTTGTTGTAGCTTAATCCAGCACTACctcttagtttaattaggaaatataactagttttaaaaaaacatgccttacttgtgtgcatttaagggcactgatgtgttttaagatatgtcagtgcaagttgttttcagtttggacagcttttatatttataatttaggaccagtctaatccctgtccggaaaaccaccccttaatgtCATTAGTGACTTGTCACTACACTTGACTAATGCAGAATTAATGATTAATACACAAAAATAAACTTTACATGAATCTAATCTTTAATTGTGACGTGTGTCCTTTATCTACATCCTGTGCTTTGATTTTTATCAATTTTGTCATTGTTGTATTTCAGTCTGGTTTCACTTTTACTCCAGTTGGATTTATGCAGATATGGGGAATTTACACAGGACATTATTCTAGGTGCTTTTTTAAATTCTGGCCATGAACATGATCAATAAATGCTTTTAAAGCCTGCATTGAATGTTTTGGATGCAGAAAAAGCTTATACTGTAGGTGTCACAGTATTTTCTATATAAGATTAAAGAAGGGAATTTTCTACATTCAGCAAATATTTGACATTGTGACAAATAAAGGAGTCATTGTTCAATCATTTTCAGAGTAACTTTTTCAGCTGATAAattatcaaatgaaataaataatctCTGGCAAATTCCTGATTGTTGTTGTTTGACTATTGTTGGTTGTGCAAATGTTTTAATGTCCGAGTAAAAGATTGTAGCAgctgccttgaagtcttgttatatttgtcttttgtcatggtggcagagttctgacAGTCCCTGGCCTTttgtggaggttcatgccttgttttttgtgtggcatgtgcctccggtgttTTGTCTTGTGACCCCGCCCCCTTTGTTCTCCTGCTTATTAGTAATCATTGGTTttctcccatcacctgttcccgctcgttatcttgtttgctttcctctatttaatgtcagtgtatctttagttctgtgcaggttcattGTGTTCTGTTCCCGTGTTTCGTATCTAGTCAAGATACCAAGTCAAAGTTTTAGTGTTATTTGTCAAgttcatgtttcatgttgtgtaccccctcgtgggtttttggtTTTgtgaataaagtgttttctgttttccccCGACatcgtctgcatttgggtttaTCTGTCCTGCAAACCCTCACAGTATGCTTTGCATTCCAGTAACCAGCATACCTTTAGCCTTAAGAGAGTTTTTACATAAAGATTTTGAAGAAAAGATGTTCGGGACTGAAAACGTAAagcattaagaaatcattttcatttcaaatacttttatcactgacaacagtggtccggccaggatattgtcataaaaaaaaactgaaatataCCAAATAAAACCACCAATCAAAACTTGCAGTTACTCATCAGTTTATTTTGATCCAGCACTCATCATTACACAGACACAACttacaatacaataaaacaatattttatcTCATTTAAATTCTTAAATATTCTCAGGTTTGCATCATCCTTCTGGAGTTGTAACATTACATTTCAATGTGAAATATTATGCATACTTATAACTTATTCAAACCTGACCTGATCTAAATATTTTAGCAGTATGAATTGGCAGCATATGCGCGTgcattttggcaacggaagtataGCAAGAAttagcagtgaagcaacacagacagagaaagttattttacaaagttgactttatcaactttttcaacacagctaccagatccgtgtactatagtgtaTAGAAGACTTTAGCAAatggccaaatataaagtggccAGATACATATGTAcgtatatacgtatattagttcaaccaaacgcaacaaccagacattttgatgctaggaaaacattaaaataaactttctGACTTGCTAACACTTTAAAACCACTGGgaaataacaccacttctgttgccaaaatgcacacgtaggctatttgatcacgtgggctgtaaaagAGTCTATAtagaaattataaatatataacagAGAATCATTTTAGACTTCAAAAAtagctttaaaaaaacattgaacTGGTTAGATATATAAGTGTTGACACTTTTATGAAATCATTATCGCCTGTTTGATTGGATCTTCGCACTACTGATGTTACTTATAGGTGATGATGTTGGTGGTGGTGTGGAAGTTACATGTTGGACTGGGCTGATGGTATTAGTTTATCTTTTTGAGCTCTGCAACACAATAAAATACCATCTTATTATTAGAATGCTatacaaaatacattaaaatatgtaaataagcATTTACTGTCATTTTAAATTCAGTAACTTGTCACTACATTTGTTGACTTCAACTTACTTTTTAAACTGGAGAAGTTTCTCCCGTACCCATGGTGCTCTTGGACTAATGCAGAATTTTCCCCTTGGAGTTTCAAGGCTGTCGATAAGAATAATACAATAGTTAAAGACACAAAAAGTAAACTTTACATGGATCTGATCTTTAATTGTGACGTCTGTTCTGTATAGAGAGAATCTGATACTTACATTACTGCCTTGACACATGGTAAATGAAGTTTTTGCAGCCTGTAACCGATGATTGGGTCGGTCACCTCATTCTTGGAAACTTTTTCACAGCAGGTGTTCGCCTTAACATACATATCTGACACAAAACATGAAGAAATGCATTAGCATACTTCATTGAATATCAATATATTCACCaccataatcaaaataaaatacagtgCATACGATTTTCAAGACCAAAGGTCATGCACAGTTGAAATGGCCCATGAGGGTGAACAAAAGACCAAAAATAATTAATCTTAAAGTCCAGCCAAGCATAGATCTTGGTGTCAAGATCAAATGACTAACCATTGTTAGTTAGTCAgttaaaagttacttttaaggACAAACACTATACAGTTAATAGCACCTTATCATATTCTTACCAGCATATGCTGTTGTCCAGATCACAGATGCAATTGCCATCATGACAGCCAAATTTCCCATTGAAAGTCTTTGTGTCTCCATTTCGACAGTCGATCTTAAGCTCTTTTTGTCTTAGATCTGAGAGAAGTATTTAACGCTCTTGCCTGTTGGCTTTAAATAGTGAATTAAAAGGAAATACGCAATACAAAATGTCACATCCTGTGCTTTAGAAGTTTATATTATAAATGACTTcatcatttgtttgttttatttaaatctgGTTTCACATGTGCTCCACTGAGGCGGTTAATCCTTCTGTAGGAGATACGGGGAATTTCCACATGACATTATCTATAAGTTGTTcttgatatttttaattaacTGTAAATAAAACTTTAGTTTCGTTTAGAATTTTATCAAATGCTTTTTGTTTTAAGCCTACAATGGATGTTTTAAAGCTATAATGTATACAGACAAAAAGCTAATGCATGCTGTCACAGTTAAATGTCTACCATAAAGAagattgtttttaacattcatTCATTAATTGAGTGACATTCCCATAAAATGGGGATAAAACATTGCTGTGTTTACCATGTTAACCCTGTACTGTAAGTCAAATAATTAAACCCATTTAGAAAAACTCAGTCGTTTCAGCTGAGACGTGCGTGCTTATCAGGAAATCAGACACGGCTTAAGATGTCAAAATAAGGTCAGTATTTTCTGTGTGTGTCTTGTCATTTGAATCCCCAAATGTATTTTATCATGTATTTtcatatacatatatgtatgtACATATGTAcaaatttatgtgtgtgtgtgtgtgtatgtgtgtgtctgccAGTTATGAAGGTGTATATTAGGCTCAAGCTCTTTTACATAAGTTATTATAGAAACATTATATTTGCTATCACAAGGCCATTATGCCTACGATAGCTTGACAGGTGTTTCCCAGCAATACATGAAGTACAGGAGTAATGTTGAATGACTCAAAatgctaaaatattatatactGAATGTAACATAATACACCGGTTAAACATCCAATAAGGATGAATAATCTAACTTGAAGTCCACCTTAGCTTTTGTTATCAAGAAAATGACATCCATATTTCTTAAAGAAAGTCTTTGTGTCTCCATTTTGACTGACAGATGATCTCTAGCTCTTGTCCTCTTGGAAATAATATATTCAACACTCTTGCCTGTTGGCATTGCATAGTGAATTTAGAGGAAATGCAATGTTGACACATCCTGTGCTTTGaaagcatatttatttt of Paramisgurnus dabryanus chromosome 22, PD_genome_1.1, whole genome shotgun sequence contains these proteins:
- the LOC141281387 gene encoding uncharacterized protein, translating into METQRLSMGNLAVMMAIASVIWTTAYAGKNMIRSMLGWTLRLIIFGLLFTLMGHFNYMYVKANTCCEKVSKNEVTDPIIGYRLQKLHLPCVKAVILETPRGKFCISPRAPWVREKLLQFKKAQKDKLIPSAQSNM